GCCGCATCGACGATGCCAAGGTCCAGGAGTTCAAAGGGGCGTACAGGGCCTGGGCTTCCGGGAACACGCCAAGCACGCGCGCGCAGAACTGCCGGTCCCGGTGGGTCGTCCCACCGAGATCCAGCCCTCTTGAACGCCAGCCGTTCCGGATATCACGTCAAGGCGGCTATCGTGTCCCGCTGCCCGGGCCGCGCGCTTGCCCCGTGCTCGGCTGGCCCGCAGCGCTGCCGGTGCCGTCGCACCGGAGTCAGTCAGTGAGAGCTCCTGAGCCGTCGAGTTGGCTCTCGCCATCAAGTGTCCCAGTACGGCAAGTGCCCCTCAGGCTGGATGACATCCCCGATAGCGACGATGCGGGCGTCCGGGATGTTGGTACTGGTGTTGGCACCTGCGGGGTCGAATGAGCTGAAGCGTCGCGACGGCCCAGCTCTGGAAAGCCGGCTAAGCGCGACGCGACTACTGGAAACTAGGTCGATGTTCTACCGCGTGCAAGGGGCCCACGAGCCCGTTTGATTACAGCCTGCTTCGGCCAGCTGTCTCCACGGCCCCGCTCTCGGCGTCTGAGCGCCGACTAATCCCTGCCGAGGTCAGTGGAGAAGAAGTGGCGGCTCGGTCCGCGAGGGTTGAGCTAGAGCATGCGTTCCAAGCGGTTCTTGTATACGGGCGACGCCCGAATCACGTTCTCCACCTACTCCTGACAGTGTTTCTCCTAGGCCTGTGGTTGATCGTGTGGGTCCTCGTAGCGATGTCGGGCGGCGAGCGACGCCGAGTCCTCTCAATCGATGACTTCGGGGCTGTCCGGATTTTTTCGCGGCGCCGAACTAGCGCACACACGTCCGGATTTCGCGTCAGGCTGACAGTCTGACACCGGTCCGCTTCCGCCGCTGCGCAGCTGAGATCAGCGGTACCGGCACGTCCGGGCGGCGACGCCGAGAGTCTCGGAGTCTCGACGGGCGAATGCCCAGCTAGCGTCGGGGCTGGTGGAGTAATGAGTGGTCGTGGGGCCCGCTGCCCTCGTGTCAACTGCACAGCTGCTCTCCCTTGCTATTCGCACAGCAGCGCTCGGCGATCTGCCGAGCGTGGTTGCTGACGCCACGTTGGCGACGCTCATCGGCCTTCTTGACCCCATGGTGCCGACGCTAGGCTGCCTCGGTGACTGAAGACGCCACGCCGACGAGCGACATCAGCGGTGCAGTACCGACGGGAAGCCAGGGCGGCGGGGACAACGTTCAGTACACGTTCATGACCGCCAAGACGATCCGCGGACGAGAAGGTGCCACGCGAACCAAGTGGCAGAATCAGGGCTGGGAGTTCGTCGACCAGACGCAAGGACCGCTGCGCTCGGAGCTGAATTTCCGGAAGGTGAAACGCAAGGGTGCCGGGGCCTACCTGGCCCAGGGCTACACAGCCTTCCGAGGGCTCAAGCCCACCACCCAGAAGACCATTCTGAGCGTTGTGGGTGCGCTGGTCGTGCTGAGCGTTTTGGTCGGCTCCATAGCCGCCGCGCTCGGCGGAGACGATGACGCTCCCGAGACGACCCCGCCGGCAGCCCAGACCGAGCCGCTCCCGGCCAGCCCGGAGCCCACCGAGGGGCCCTCTGAAGAAGCGAGTGCTGAACCACTGGCGTCCGAAATTCCTGAGGTTGATCCCTATTCGTACGACGGTCCTACTTACGAGGTCGTTACGACCGACGAGAACCAGGGTCCGGCCAAACTGACCCAGTACTGGGTGGTCACCACGCCCGATCTCGCCTTCTCGGGCGATGCCTACAAGGACGCGATCAAGCTGATCATCGACGACATCGCCCACGCGCAAGGCACAAGCAAGTTCATCGCTGAGGTGGTCACCGACAAGCAGATTGCCGAGGCTGAGTCACCCTCGACCTTCGAGGCTTTCATCGATGAATACGGCGCCGACTACGCCATCAAGACGATCCCGAAGCTCGAGAAGAAGGGTTGGGTCGCCAACTACACGGGTGGTTTCGACCAAAACACCGGGAAACCCAGTGACGACGCCTCGGCGTTCACGATCCTCTGGCGTCCGTACGCGACTCAAGAGTTCGAGCAGTGGGAGCCCGAGGTGCCGGTTTCCTAGGCACTCCTTTGCCGCGCCGATATAGCCGAGCCGGGCTGGAGCGCCTACGGGCTGACAGCGGGGTCGCACCTGCACCCCCACCCGCAGTGGTGTCCGCCGATGGGCCGCGGGCATCTCATGGCGGGCTGTAGTCGTACCCCTGAGCCAACACAGAGTCAGCCGGATCTTGAGGTCGAACTGTGGCGTGTGGGCTCTACGGGCACGGTTTCCTGAGCGAGCAGGCCGGCGCGGTGGGGATGGGTGCTGATTTCGGGTCGCAGGGGTGCAAGCGTTCACAGCGAATCGCAGATTCGGGTGCTTGACCTGCACGTTTGCGATTCTGCGAACACCCCACGCGCAGAACTGCCGGTCACGGTGGGTCACCCCACCGAGATCCAGCCCTCTTGAACATCAGCCGCCCTGACACCAGTCAGGGCGGCTGATGTGCGCTGCTCACGCCCCAGGCTCAGCCGAGGGGGCGCTGCATGACGCCGAGCACGTTCCCGAACGGGTCGACGACGCTGGCGCCGACGTACCCCGCGCCGAAGTCCCGCGGTGGCCACTGGCTCGTGGCGCCCATCCCCAGGAGCCGCTCGTACGCCGCCACTGCGTCGTCGACCTGCCAGTAGGCGATCACCGACCCGGTGCCGTCGGCCCGGTGCTCCGGCGCGAACGCGGCGTCGAGCAGCCCCAGCTCGCGGTCGTGGGGGCCGACCCGCCACTCGACGTACGGCCCCTGGTCGAAGTAGGGCTCGGAGTGCAGGAGTTCGGTGTACCAGGCCCGGGCCGCTGCGGGGTCGGCGGCGAAGTAGACGACTGTGCTGACCCCGGTGGTGAAACCGGGCTCCGAGGGTGTCCATGGTTGCAGGAAGCCCAGGTCGCCCATCCCCTCGGCGGCGGCGATCAGGGGATACATCGTGGCGCCGTCGAGGGTCTCCCGGATGATGTCGCCGTGGCCGGCGTGCCGGGCCAGCTCCTGGACGAGGTGGCCCCAGACCCACCGCACCGACCAGTGCTCGACGTCCTTCGGGAACCAGGGCGCGTCGGGCACCGGTACGGCGGTGTCGAGGGCGACCCGCCGGGCCGCGGCGAGCGCGCGTTCGGCGACGTCGTCGTACTCCTTCATCGCGGCGGCCAGGGAGTCACCGGCGACGAAGCCGCGCTCGAACTCGGCGACACGCTTCTCGATCTCGGCAACCGGGGCGTGCTCCGGCGCGTGGGTCACGCCGTCGACCCAGTTGGCCGTCACCACGGTGACGTGGCGGACCAGGCCGCCGATGGAGAAGGTGCTCGCACTCGGGGTCGCGGCCGCCTGTGCGTCGGACAGGCCGTGGGCGAGAACACGGAAGGCGTCGAGCTGCATGGACAGGTAGCCGGCCAGGTTCTCCTGCTCGGTGGCGGCGGGTGGGGCCAGGAAAGGCATCGGTTCTCCTCGGTGGTGGATGGTCCTGCTTCCACCCTGGACCCGAACTAGGACAGTTCCTGTCCGCGGCCTGTGGCAGGTTGTCGTGATGACCGAACCCTCCTCAGGTCCCACCGAACGCATCCTGCGCCTGCTGGCCCTGCTGCAACAGCGTCACACCTGGAGCGGCAGCGAGCTGGCCGAGCGCCTGGGAGCGACGACCCGCACCATCCGACGCGACGTCGATCGCCTGCGTGAGCTGGGGTATCCGGTCAACGCCACGCAGGGTGTCGCCGGCGGCTACCGCCTCGGCGCCGGACGAGCGCTGCCGCCGCTGCTGCTCGACGATGCCGAGGCGGTGGCGGTCGCGGT
This Nocardioides dokdonensis FR1436 DNA region includes the following protein-coding sequences:
- a CDS encoding DUF664 domain-containing protein is translated as MPFLAPPAATEQENLAGYLSMQLDAFRVLAHGLSDAQAAATPSASTFSIGGLVRHVTVVTANWVDGVTHAPEHAPVAEIEKRVAEFERGFVAGDSLAAAMKEYDDVAERALAAARRVALDTAVPVPDAPWFPKDVEHWSVRWVWGHLVQELARHAGHGDIIRETLDGATMYPLIAAAEGMGDLGFLQPWTPSEPGFTTGVSTVVYFAADPAAARAWYTELLHSEPYFDQGPYVEWRVGPHDRELGLLDAAFAPEHRADGTGSVIAYWQVDDAVAAYERLLGMGATSQWPPRDFGAGYVGASVVDPFGNVLGVMQRPLG